Proteins from a genomic interval of Paenibacillus sp. RC334:
- the mazG gene encoding nucleoside triphosphate pyrophosphohydrolase has product MSAILTVVGLGSGDPDQLTIGILNKMRGASALYLRTKEHPAVKVLDEFGVAFESFDTVYETKESFPEVYEEITIQLIAAAAKAADGSEIVYAVPGHPMVAEAAVQLLKERCPAQDIKLNILGGESFLDEAFVRLGFDPIEGFQLLDAGTLDASWLQPQLHTLIGQVYDTFTASDVKLCLMERYPDDYEVYVGHALGVEGEEAVHKVPLYELDRVEGYGNLSLVYIPRSEDDALKRRSFDRLHEIVDILRSPEGCPWDREQTHQSIRKNLIEETYEVIETIDEDDPDHMKEELGDLLLQILLHAQMEEEVGTFNVYDVIQGLNDKLIFRHPHVFGDNQAKDAEEALQNWEQMKAEEKRMKGTASAQPSVLDGVPRDLPALMKSYKLQKKAAKVGFNWDGIEGVFDKLDEEVAELKEAVREGHSVEAQLLELGDVLFVAVNAARFMGVDPEEALSATNRKFMDRFQYIEKRLREQGRRPEDSSVDEMETYWQEAKKLLADLRP; this is encoded by the coding sequence ATGAGCGCAATACTAACAGTCGTAGGATTAGGCTCGGGAGACCCGGATCAGCTTACGATAGGGATATTGAACAAAATGCGGGGCGCTTCGGCGCTGTATCTGCGGACGAAGGAGCACCCGGCAGTTAAGGTGCTGGATGAGTTTGGAGTGGCCTTCGAGTCGTTTGACACCGTGTATGAGACCAAGGAATCTTTTCCAGAGGTATACGAGGAAATTACCATTCAGTTGATAGCAGCGGCCGCTAAAGCTGCCGACGGAAGCGAAATCGTCTATGCGGTTCCGGGTCACCCGATGGTAGCGGAAGCGGCAGTACAATTGCTCAAAGAGCGTTGCCCTGCGCAGGACATTAAACTGAACATCCTTGGCGGCGAAAGTTTTCTGGATGAAGCTTTTGTGCGTCTTGGTTTTGACCCGATTGAAGGTTTCCAGTTGCTGGACGCAGGTACGCTGGATGCGAGCTGGCTTCAACCTCAGTTGCACACGCTGATCGGACAGGTATATGATACGTTTACGGCTTCAGATGTGAAGCTGTGTTTAATGGAGCGCTATCCTGATGACTATGAGGTCTACGTTGGTCATGCGCTTGGCGTGGAGGGCGAGGAAGCGGTGCATAAAGTGCCACTGTACGAGCTGGATCGGGTGGAGGGCTACGGAAACCTGTCTCTGGTGTACATACCGCGTAGTGAGGATGATGCGCTGAAACGGCGTTCTTTTGACCGCCTGCATGAGATTGTTGATATTTTACGCAGTCCGGAAGGTTGTCCATGGGACCGGGAACAGACGCATCAGTCGATCCGCAAAAATCTGATCGAGGAAACCTATGAAGTCATTGAAACGATAGATGAGGACGATCCTGATCACATGAAGGAAGAGCTGGGCGATCTGCTGCTGCAAATTTTGCTGCATGCCCAGATGGAAGAAGAAGTTGGAACCTTCAATGTGTATGATGTGATTCAAGGACTGAATGACAAGCTCATTTTCCGCCATCCACACGTGTTTGGAGACAATCAGGCGAAGGATGCGGAAGAGGCGCTGCAAAACTGGGAGCAGATGAAAGCCGAGGAAAAGCGGATGAAAGGCACAGCTTCAGCACAGCCTTCCGTACTGGATGGTGTCCCTCGTGATTTGCCTGCGCTCATGAAGTCGTACAAGCTCCAGAAAAAGGCGGCGAAAGTAGGCTTTAACTGGGATGGCATTGAAGGCGTATTCGACAAATTGGACGAAGAAGTGGCTGAGCTGAAGGAAGCGGTCCGCGAGGGACATTCCGTGGAGGCGCAGTTGCTGGAGTTGGGCGACGTGCTATTCGTTGCTGTGAACGCGGCCCGTTTTATGGGAGTTGATCCAGAAGAGGCACTGTCCGCCACCAACCGCAAATTTATGGACCGATTCCAGTACATTGAGAAAAGATTACGCGAGCAGGGACGACGTCCCGAGGATAGTAGCGTGGATGAGATGGAGACGTACTGGCAGGAAGCGAAAAAACTCTTGGCAGATCTTAGGCCGTAA
- a CDS encoding HU family DNA-binding protein translates to MNKTDLINNISSKSGLSKRDVEAVLNGVLGEITDALASGDKVQLIGFGTFETRKRSSRTGRNPQTGNTIEIPESTVPAFKAGNKLKEAVN, encoded by the coding sequence ATGAACAAGACAGATCTGATCAACAATATTTCCAGCAAAAGCGGTTTGAGCAAACGTGACGTTGAAGCTGTATTGAATGGCGTTCTTGGTGAAATTACAGATGCACTCGCCAGCGGCGACAAAGTGCAACTGATCGGCTTTGGTACTTTTGAAACGCGCAAGCGTTCCAGCCGTACAGGCCGCAATCCACAAACCGGCAACACGATTGAAATTCCAGAATCGACCGTTCCTGCTTTTAAAGCCGGTAATAAGCTTAAAGAAGCCGTCAACTAA
- a CDS encoding RNA-binding S4 domain-containing protein, with protein sequence MRLDKFLKVSRLIKRRTVAKDVSEQGRVVVNGREAKPSSAVKVGDEITVQFGQKLVTVRVERLADTTRKDEAASMYTLVKEEPIARDNGLNW encoded by the coding sequence ATGCGTCTTGATAAATTCTTGAAAGTCTCGCGGCTGATTAAGCGGCGTACGGTAGCCAAGGACGTCTCCGAACAAGGGAGAGTCGTGGTGAATGGACGCGAAGCCAAGCCGAGCAGTGCGGTCAAAGTGGGCGATGAAATCACCGTCCAGTTTGGCCAGAAGCTGGTGACTGTGCGAGTGGAACGGCTCGCCGACACTACACGCAAGGACGAGGCTGCAAGTATGTACACTTTAGTGAAGGAAGAGCCCATTGCCAGAGACAATGGTTTGAACTGGTAA
- the yabP gene encoding sporulation protein YabP: MIEQGKPKHHDLRMQSRKQLDISGVSNVESFDSEEFLLQTELGHLTIRGQHLHIKNLSLEEGLLSIEGLITSLVYLEPGAPAKNGKSLFGKLFK, translated from the coding sequence ATGATTGAACAAGGGAAGCCCAAACACCATGACCTGCGCATGCAAAGCCGAAAGCAGCTCGACATTTCAGGCGTCAGCAATGTGGAGAGCTTTGACAGTGAAGAGTTCCTGCTTCAGACCGAGCTGGGTCATCTCACCATTCGCGGACAGCATTTACATATCAAAAATCTCAGTCTGGAAGAGGGGCTGCTGTCCATTGAAGGTCTGATTACTTCCCTCGTCTACCTGGAGCCCGGGGCCCCGGCCAAAAACGGAAAAAGCCTATTCGGCAAGCTCTTCAAATGA
- a CDS encoding septum formation initiator family protein: MRNSSVDRHSSPTSKSNAGGRRRIMIWLLSLAAFGSWAIFTFFSQGMIMADRSEQLTQKEKQKQAATQTEQQLQTEVNRLKDPEYIGEIARSKYGLYKPEETPIIGEQK, translated from the coding sequence ATGCGTAATTCGTCTGTAGATCGCCATTCATCTCCTACGTCCAAGTCCAACGCGGGCGGGCGCAGGCGAATCATGATTTGGTTGCTATCGCTTGCCGCCTTTGGTAGTTGGGCTATTTTTACCTTTTTTTCTCAAGGTATGATTATGGCCGATCGAAGTGAACAGCTCACCCAGAAGGAAAAACAGAAGCAAGCTGCTACACAAACGGAACAACAGCTCCAAACTGAAGTGAATCGTCTTAAGGACCCCGAGTATATCGGAGAAATCGCCAGAAGCAAGTACGGTCTTTACAAACCGGAAGAGACGCCAATCATCGGGGAGCAGAAATAG
- a CDS encoding S1 domain-containing RNA-binding protein: MAIEVGTKLEGKVTGITHFGAFVDLSGGVTGLVHISEIADNYVKDVNDHLKINDVVTVKVINVDKDGKIGLSIKQTIDKPASEARPPRAPRPERTGGPGGGDRFGGGGSGPSQGRGGGGFNRDRGGRSFKPAPGKPSFEDKMSRFLKDSEERISSLKKNTEGKRGGRGAKRV, encoded by the coding sequence ATGGCAATTGAAGTGGGCACCAAGTTAGAGGGCAAAGTGACAGGCATCACGCATTTTGGAGCATTTGTGGATTTGTCTGGAGGTGTCACGGGTCTCGTTCACATCTCGGAAATCGCCGATAACTACGTTAAGGATGTTAACGATCACCTGAAGATTAATGATGTCGTGACGGTGAAAGTCATTAATGTTGACAAAGACGGCAAAATCGGACTTTCCATTAAGCAAACGATTGACAAGCCGGCAAGTGAAGCCCGTCCGCCAAGAGCTCCAAGACCGGAGCGCACAGGAGGACCAGGCGGAGGCGACCGTTTCGGCGGTGGAGGTTCAGGTCCAAGTCAAGGACGCGGTGGTGGTGGTTTCAACCGCGATCGTGGAGGCCGTTCGTTCAAGCCTGCACCGGGTAAACCTTCATTTGAGGATAAAATGTCACGCTTCCTGAAAGATAGTGAGGAACGCATTTCGTCGCTGAAAAAGAACACCGAAGGTAAACGCGGAGGACGCGGCGCGAAGCGTGTTTAA
- the spoIIE gene encoding stage II sporulation protein E has protein sequence MMEKWNVVHFPGLKSRKSKSKERTEGWSSRLKKRLDSHKAVQWVTAQRWMLLLSAMGFLLGRATILDELSPFALAYFAVIMFLRRDLMLPVAVSVVLGSLLAPYPSLFMIGGELLVFYLLYRGLRTFDRLELSYAPLMVFLSVFMVNLFYAVMAPSFTWYDLIIVGTDAVLSFMLTLVFTQAIPLFTYRKKTSQLKNEEILCLIILLASVMTGAVGWTIHSLSVDHVLSRYLVLVFALVGGASLGASVGVITGLILSLANMSAIVQMSLLAFAGLLAGMLREGRKGAVALGMLLGSSILTIYLDGTGDVLTSTWESCAAILLFLMTPKSFFKAVSTYVPGTQDHAKSQHEYAKRVRDLTAERVTKFSRVFSQLSRSFHQISASESAKPEGEIEHFMNAVAEGTCASCFKCEQCWDGKFMQTHQYMTEMMSAIEDNPNLMPEQMPPQWSKACAKTGAVLQVMKQQYSLYQHNMQWKRQVYDSRQLVADQLSGVSQIMEDLAREIQREGQTMHRQEEQIREALDRLGLSIQSIEIINLDAGQVEIEIVHAYTRGFDECRKIIAPLLSDILDEHIAVMRETAADRRQGLATVMFGSAKTYEIATGVASAAKGGDFFSGDSYSMMELGNGTFAVSLSDGMGNGERAQQESSAALQILEELLQSGMDEKLAIKSVNSVLMLRSPEEMYATVDMALIDQYTARTTFMKIGSTPSFIKRGEEVIPVSASNLPIGIIQDIEIDLVSLQLQPGDILIMITDGIYDSPGYAVNKEIWMKRMIQEIESDDPQQLADCLLERVIRYQQNQIYDDMTVVVSKIDHFRPEWATLHVPGMSWKERPRTVS, from the coding sequence ATGATGGAGAAATGGAACGTGGTACATTTTCCAGGGTTGAAATCCAGAAAGTCCAAATCTAAAGAACGTACGGAAGGTTGGTCTTCCAGACTCAAGAAGCGGCTGGATTCACATAAAGCAGTGCAATGGGTAACGGCGCAAAGATGGATGCTGCTATTGTCTGCGATGGGATTTTTACTGGGACGCGCCACCATTTTGGACGAGCTATCCCCTTTTGCCCTCGCTTATTTTGCAGTCATCATGTTCCTGCGGCGTGATCTGATGCTGCCTGTAGCTGTATCGGTCGTGTTGGGCAGTCTGCTTGCCCCTTATCCATCCTTATTCATGATTGGCGGCGAGCTGCTTGTATTCTATCTCCTGTATCGTGGGCTACGAACCTTTGATCGGCTGGAATTATCTTATGCCCCGCTTATGGTTTTCCTGTCTGTGTTTATGGTCAATTTATTTTACGCGGTGATGGCCCCGTCCTTCACATGGTATGACCTTATCATCGTAGGGACGGATGCGGTTCTCAGCTTTATGCTGACACTTGTTTTTACGCAGGCCATTCCATTGTTTACGTATCGCAAAAAGACAAGCCAGCTCAAAAATGAGGAAATTTTGTGTCTGATCATTTTACTGGCCTCTGTGATGACGGGAGCGGTAGGATGGACGATTCACTCACTGTCTGTCGATCATGTGCTATCTCGCTATTTGGTCTTGGTATTCGCCTTGGTGGGAGGCGCTTCGTTGGGTGCTTCGGTCGGTGTGATTACCGGTTTAATTTTAAGCTTGGCCAATATGTCTGCGATTGTGCAGATGAGTTTGCTCGCATTTGCCGGTTTGCTGGCAGGGATGCTGCGTGAAGGGCGAAAAGGCGCTGTGGCGCTCGGGATGTTGCTAGGTTCCTCAATTCTGACGATCTATTTGGACGGAACCGGGGATGTGCTAACATCGACCTGGGAGAGCTGTGCGGCGATTCTATTATTCTTAATGACCCCAAAAAGCTTCTTTAAAGCGGTTTCCACCTATGTTCCTGGTACGCAGGACCACGCCAAATCCCAGCATGAGTATGCCAAAAGGGTCCGTGATCTCACTGCCGAGCGGGTGACGAAATTTTCCCGCGTATTCAGTCAGCTATCCCGCAGCTTTCACCAGATATCTGCGAGTGAGAGCGCGAAGCCGGAAGGTGAAATCGAGCATTTTATGAACGCTGTGGCGGAGGGAACGTGTGCCTCCTGCTTCAAGTGCGAGCAGTGCTGGGACGGCAAGTTTATGCAAACCCATCAGTATATGACGGAAATGATGAGTGCTATTGAGGATAATCCGAATTTGATGCCGGAGCAGATGCCGCCGCAGTGGAGCAAGGCATGCGCCAAGACGGGCGCGGTGCTGCAAGTGATGAAGCAGCAGTATAGCCTCTACCAGCATAATATGCAGTGGAAACGCCAAGTATACGACAGTCGTCAGCTTGTTGCTGATCAGCTATCGGGCGTATCGCAGATTATGGAGGATTTGGCGCGGGAAATTCAGCGGGAAGGGCAAACCATGCATCGGCAGGAGGAGCAAATACGAGAGGCGCTTGATCGGCTGGGCTTATCCATACAATCTATTGAGATTATTAATTTGGATGCGGGCCAAGTAGAAATTGAGATTGTCCATGCTTATACAAGGGGATTTGACGAATGCCGGAAAATCATTGCTCCACTGCTGTCGGACATATTGGACGAGCATATTGCTGTGATGCGCGAAACGGCGGCAGATCGCCGCCAGGGGTTGGCTACAGTCATGTTTGGCTCCGCCAAAACATATGAAATTGCCACGGGAGTAGCAAGCGCTGCCAAAGGAGGGGATTTTTTCTCGGGAGACAGCTACAGCATGATGGAGCTGGGGAACGGGACCTTTGCAGTCTCTTTGAGCGATGGTATGGGCAATGGAGAGCGGGCGCAGCAAGAGAGCAGCGCGGCGCTTCAAATTTTGGAGGAATTACTGCAATCCGGCATGGATGAGAAGCTGGCGATCAAGTCGGTCAACTCTGTTCTGATGCTGAGATCACCCGAGGAGATGTATGCTACGGTTGATATGGCGCTAATTGATCAGTATACGGCCCGGACGACATTCATGAAGATTGGGTCAACACCGAGCTTTATTAAAAGAGGGGAGGAGGTCATTCCCGTATCTGCCAGTAATTTGCCGATTGGCATTATACAGGATATTGAAATTGATCTGGTGTCGCTTCAATTACAGCCGGGTGATATTTTGATCATGATCACAGATGGTATATACGACTCGCCGGGTTATGCGGTAAACAAGGAAATATGGATGAAGCGCATGATTCAGGAAATTGAAAGCGATGACCCGCAGCAGTTGGCCGACTGCCTATTGGAACGAGTTATTCGTTACCAGCAAAATCAAATCTATGATGACATGACGGTAGTTGTTAGCAAAATAGATCATTTCCGCCCAGAATGGGCCACGCTTCATGTACCGGGTATGAGCTGGAAGGAGCGCCCGCGTACGGTTAGCTGA
- a CDS encoding serine/threonine protein kinase: protein MTTSSDPVLAPGTVIKGKWKRSSYVIQRLLGRGANGTVYLVKEAQADRQFALKMGKNTLDLQSEINVLTTLQSQGTQSALQQNGHPSFLFEVDDVSLRSGGEIPFYVMRYVKGDPLHRFVALKGAEWYGVAGTGILNRLADLHQAGWVFGDLKPQNILVNAYGEAELIDYGGVSLAGRSVKQFTEWYDRGFWNAGSRNADSQYDLFAFALLTIHILEGESLKVAAGRLPQLRNTAELTIIIRRSRVLRPYAEWLMGAVRGEYPDTRVAARSWSRLAAAHVRQSSVKRGTPRWLGYAFTLSLLLLAGALWIALR from the coding sequence GTGACTACGTCGTCTGATCCCGTTCTTGCACCCGGAACGGTCATCAAGGGCAAGTGGAAGCGGAGCAGCTATGTCATTCAGCGTCTGCTGGGCCGTGGGGCGAACGGAACTGTATATTTGGTAAAAGAGGCACAGGCAGATCGACAATTTGCTCTGAAAATGGGGAAGAACACGCTTGATCTGCAATCGGAGATTAACGTGCTGACCACATTGCAGTCGCAGGGAACCCAATCCGCTCTCCAGCAAAACGGACATCCATCCTTTTTGTTCGAGGTGGACGATGTATCCTTGCGTAGCGGTGGGGAAATACCCTTTTATGTCATGCGATACGTCAAGGGAGACCCGCTTCACCGTTTTGTGGCGCTCAAGGGAGCGGAATGGTATGGTGTGGCTGGAACTGGCATATTGAATCGTTTGGCTGATCTGCATCAGGCAGGATGGGTATTTGGCGATTTGAAGCCTCAAAATATTTTGGTCAATGCCTATGGAGAAGCCGAGTTGATTGATTATGGCGGGGTGTCACTTGCGGGACGGAGCGTCAAGCAATTTACAGAATGGTATGACAGGGGATTCTGGAATGCGGGCAGTCGAAATGCCGATTCTCAGTATGATCTGTTTGCCTTTGCCCTTCTGACTATTCATATATTGGAGGGCGAATCGTTAAAAGTAGCGGCGGGCAGGCTACCACAGCTGCGTAATACGGCGGAATTAACCATCATCATTCGTCGTAGCCGTGTATTACGACCCTATGCCGAATGGCTGATGGGTGCAGTGCGTGGAGAATATCCCGATACCCGTGTGGCGGCTCGTTCCTGGTCGCGTCTGGCTGCTGCGCATGTCAGGCAATCGTCCGTGAAAAGAGGAACTCCACGCTGGCTGGGATATGCTTTCACTCTCTCGCTTTTGCTGCTTGCCGGAGCGCTCTGGATTGCGCTAAGGTAG
- the tilS gene encoding tRNA lysidine(34) synthetase TilS has translation MGTTKPTGVVQEVLALARDHSLWSPGDRIVVAVSGGPDSVALLHILHEISVVHMSLQLICAHVHHGFRPEESDAEAEEVRHMALKLEVPFEMIRVDVPAYMKESGKGPQEAARELRYTFLHDTAAKWAAQHIAMAHHGDDQAETVLLHLLRGSGPAGLAGMRLTRKEKNVQLIRPLLRMYKADLIEFCKYHDLSYVTDSSNLSSKYRRNSIRMDVLPFLGQYNEQLTPSLNRLAETMADENDFMEASTLAVYEELVHIDNSRYMFSIASYRKLSVALQRRLIKLILNYLPSDSENLDFRKIETVRLRLLQERPSTWSLDLGGGAVGVREYDQAVLFDRTQGVMGEWCYGLDVLPISGELELPEAGGILRWRRTSYPVGQNPANEEEACFDADELVLPLTVRSRLPGDTMYVMGLNGRKKVKDIFIDEKIPPSLRPVIPVVCDRSGAILWIPGVRRSVHAAVQKHTSSVIYMSWQRQESPGHR, from the coding sequence ATGGGAACAACAAAACCGACCGGTGTTGTACAGGAAGTGCTCGCCCTCGCGCGGGATCATTCGCTGTGGAGCCCCGGAGACCGCATTGTGGTTGCTGTATCCGGCGGGCCGGATTCGGTGGCCCTTTTGCACATTTTACATGAAATATCCGTTGTACATATGTCTTTGCAGTTGATCTGTGCTCACGTCCATCATGGCTTCAGACCGGAGGAATCGGATGCGGAGGCTGAAGAGGTACGTCACATGGCCCTGAAACTTGAGGTTCCGTTTGAAATGATTCGCGTTGATGTGCCCGCTTATATGAAGGAGAGCGGCAAGGGACCGCAGGAAGCGGCTCGCGAGCTGCGCTATACCTTTTTGCATGATACGGCTGCAAAGTGGGCGGCACAGCATATTGCGATGGCTCATCATGGGGATGATCAGGCCGAAACCGTTCTTCTGCACTTGCTGCGCGGTAGTGGCCCGGCGGGTTTGGCGGGTATGCGGCTGACACGCAAGGAAAAAAATGTGCAACTCATTCGCCCGTTGCTTCGTATGTACAAGGCTGACCTGATCGAGTTCTGCAAGTATCATGACCTTTCCTATGTAACGGATAGCAGTAATTTATCATCGAAATACCGCCGCAACTCCATTCGTATGGATGTGCTTCCTTTTTTGGGGCAATATAATGAGCAACTGACACCTTCTCTAAATAGGCTGGCTGAAACCATGGCTGACGAAAATGATTTTATGGAGGCATCCACGCTGGCGGTATATGAGGAATTGGTGCACATAGATAACAGCAGGTATATGTTTTCCATCGCTTCCTATCGTAAGCTATCCGTTGCTTTACAACGGAGGTTGATTAAACTAATATTAAATTATCTGCCTTCGGACAGTGAAAATTTAGATTTTCGTAAAATTGAGACCGTTCGACTGAGGCTTCTCCAGGAACGACCATCCACGTGGAGTCTGGACTTGGGCGGCGGTGCAGTTGGAGTCCGCGAATATGACCAAGCGGTTTTGTTTGACCGTACGCAAGGCGTTATGGGCGAATGGTGCTATGGACTGGACGTATTGCCTATTTCCGGTGAGCTTGAATTGCCTGAGGCGGGGGGGATACTTCGGTGGCGAAGAACTTCTTATCCGGTTGGACAAAATCCGGCGAATGAGGAGGAAGCATGCTTCGACGCAGATGAATTGGTTCTGCCGTTGACAGTACGCTCGCGATTACCTGGAGATACCATGTATGTAATGGGATTAAACGGAAGAAAAAAGGTTAAAGATATTTTCATTGATGAAAAAATACCTCCTTCGCTGCGTCCCGTTATTCCCGTCGTCTGCGACCGTTCCGGGGCTATTCTCTGGATTCCGGGCGTGCGGCGTTCTGTACATGCCGCGGTGCAAAAGCACACGTCTTCGGTTATATACATGTCATGGCAAAGACAGGAGAGTCCAGGGCATCGGTAA
- the hpt gene encoding hypoxanthine phosphoribosyltransferase — protein sequence MQNDIQEVLISEEEIQSKIKELGAQLSVQYEGKNPLVICVLKGAFIFMADLVKAITVPLELDFMAVSSYGVSTKSSGVVKIIKDLDASVEGRDVLIVEDIIDSGLTLTHLIELLKNRNANSVCVVTLFDKPARRTVNLEADYTGFTLPDAFVVGYGLDYAEHYRNLPYIGILKPEIYTS from the coding sequence TTGCAAAATGATATTCAGGAAGTATTGATCAGCGAAGAAGAAATTCAGAGTAAAATCAAGGAATTGGGTGCACAGCTCAGCGTGCAATACGAAGGAAAGAATCCGTTGGTGATCTGCGTGCTGAAGGGTGCGTTTATCTTTATGGCGGATTTGGTTAAAGCTATTACAGTACCACTTGAGCTTGATTTCATGGCTGTATCCAGTTATGGTGTGTCCACCAAGTCATCAGGCGTCGTTAAAATTATTAAGGATTTGGACGCTTCGGTTGAAGGACGCGACGTTCTGATCGTCGAAGATATTATCGACAGTGGCCTGACGTTGACTCATTTGATTGAATTGCTTAAGAACCGTAATGCCAATTCGGTATGTGTCGTAACCCTGTTTGACAAACCTGCCCGCCGGACGGTTAATCTTGAAGCTGATTATACCGGATTTACTCTTCCGGATGCGTTTGTTGTGGGTTATGGTCTGGATTATGCCGAGCACTACCGGAACCTCCCATACATAGGGATTTTGAAGCCGGAAATCTACACCAGCTAA